Within Halobacterium zhouii, the genomic segment CGGCGTCTCCATCTCGAAGTACTTCTGTGTGCCTCACCGCTCGCTCGGCATGAAGGGCGCCGTGGTCGTCGGCGGGTCCGGCGGTCTCGACCCGGGCAGTTACGATACGCCGTCTACGGGCGCCGGGGGAGGCGGCAGTGAAAGCGGTGGTGGCGGTGGTGGGTTCTCCATCGGCGCACTGTCCATCGTGGGCACGCTGCTCGTTGGACTGCTCTCCCCGCTGTTCTTCGCGATCTTCCTGTTGTTCCAGGACTCCGAAGAAGAATCGGCGACGTAACGCAAGGAAGAGGAGACCGCTGACCAGGTTGGCCGGTCAGTACACGTCTCCGATGGTGTTTCTGGCGGCTACGGTGGCGCTGGTGACTAACGGTTCTGTCGCAGTTGCTCCTCGCGCAGTTCGCCGCGCGCGTGCCACGTCCGCGGACGGTACGCGACGACGAGTCCGGCCGCGAAGTAGACCACGACGACGCCAACGACGACCGCACCTGGAATCAGTCCGATGGCGGCCGTCTCGAGCGGTGGGTCGGGGGAGAACGCGGTGATGCGGACGAGCCACGCGAGCAACAGGACGGCGAAAAGCGGCATGTAGACCCGGCGGAGTCGGTGCGCGATGGCCTCTTCGGTGGTGATCTTGATGGTGGGGTCCCGGTAGTCCTCGGCGAGTCGCTCGCGCCAGTCCGGGTTTGCGGTGTCCATTCTGGGGTCGAGGCCGACCGACCAGACGTTCTCCTGGAGGGTGCGGACCCGCGAGCGCCAGATGTCGTAGCCGCGGTACCGCCGCGCCTCGATCACGAGGAAGACGGTGAGCGTCGCAGCGCCAACGAGAATGATGTAGTGGGGATTGTCGGGACTCGAGAACGCCCACGTCAGGATAGCGGCCATCACGATGACCGCCCAGTTCGTGGTCGTGTCGAGGCGTTCCCGCCAGTACTTCATCCGGTGGATCTCGCCTCGGTAGAGGTGGGCCATCGACGAACTCGGTCCCATGTCCTCGTCGAGCAGTCCCTTTCCGACGTCCCGGAGGTCCGGGTCCGTCGGGTCGGCGTCCTCTGTCGGTGGATCTGTCATTAGTAGACGTGTAGCGGAGGCAGGTCGATAGTCGGTTCGCCTTCGTCAGGCCGCGGGGAGTGTCTCGAGTACGCGTTCGAATCGTTCGTGGACCTCCGCAGCAATGTCGTCGAGGTCGTCGTTCTCGACCACCGAGAGCATGACCTCGGCGTCTACTGCGCTCACGCCGACCTCGCCGTCGTCGGTCTCGTAGACGACGACGTTACACGGCAACAGCGCCCCTACCTGCAGTTCCTCGTCGAGGGCCTGCTTCGCGAGCGGCGGGTTGCAGGCGCCGAGGATGCGGTACTGGCGGTACTCCTCGTCGAGTTTCTCCGCGAACGTCTGCTGGACGTCGATGTCGCTGAGGATGCCGAAGTCCTCGTCGGCCAGCGCGTCGATGGTCTGTTCGACGACGTCGTGGAACGCCCCGTCGACTCGCTTGTCCAGAGTATAGGACATACTATCCAATTTAGCGGTGCCGTTCTTAGGCGTTGTGCACGTGTCGCGGCTGGGCGGGGGACGAGAGCCGCCGAGAACCGACAGGTGTGGCAGCGAGGAACGAGGCGAGGGAACGAAAATCGCGGGGGTCAGACGAGCAGTTGGATGTCGGCATCGGCCATGTCCTGGATGGCCGTTGCGGCGCCGACGCCGGTCGTCACGCCGTCGTAGAAGTCGTCCTCGTCGTAGTCCATCAGGTCGATGGTCATCTGACAGGCCTGGAACTCGACCCCCATCTCGAGGGAGGTGTCGATGAGTTCCTCGATGGTGGCCGTGTCGTTGTCGTCGATGCGCTTTTCCATCATCTTCGTGGTCACGCGGTCCATGCCGGGGAGCGCGGCGACAGCGTTCGGAACGGGCATGTTGGGATTGCCGACCGAACTCAGTTTGAGTTCCTTCGAGCGTTCCTCGTGGAGGATGTCGAGCCCCCAGAACGTGTGGAAGACGGTGACGTCGTAGCCGAATGCGGCGGCCGTGCTCGCGAGGATGAGCGGCGGGTACGCCATGTCGAGTGTGCCCTTCGTCGCGATAATCGACATCTTCTGCTGGTCGTCGTCGGTCGCCGCGGCGAGTTCCGTCTCCAGTTCGTCGATGCGAGCGGCGAGTTCGGCGCGCGAGGGCGCGTCCTCGTCCGCCGACGTTGGTGTGTCCGTACTCATGAGTGGAACGTGGGTGCTTGCTGGTCGGTGGTGATGCCGGTCTGTCTCATTGGTTCATTCGGTTTTGCGGACGTAGTGCGTGTACACGTCTTGGCCTTCCTGCTGGTCGACGAGTTCCACGCCGTCGGTCGTGTCCGCCCAGCCGCCGAGGTCGCTCATGCTCCCCGGGTCGGTCGCGAGGACTTCGAGGATCTCGCCTTCGGCTAGCTGGTCGATGTTCTGCTTGGTCTTGACGACGGGCATGGGGCAGTTCTCGCCCTTCACGTCGAGGGTCTCGTTGGCTTCGTACTCCGTCATGGTATTGACTTCACGGCCCAATATCGTCCTGGGCAGGAAAAGCGTGTCGATAGTATATTTCCAGATTAGCAATACTCTATGGTGGGCTGGCCCGAATATCTGGTATTGTGGTTTCAGAACTAGTGAAGGTGGATTAGAGTATTGTGTAGTATGCGGTCTTCTATACAAAGCCTTATCTGCGGGGAGTCGATAGACTGGAGTGAAGATGACCACAGGGGAACCTCCCGACGCCGACGACGCGGTGGCAACGACCACGCCAACCGAACTCAAAACTCGCATCGACAGCGGCGATAACGTGTTCATCCTCGACGCGCGCTCGGAAGACGACTTCGAGGAGTGGCACATCGACGGCGAGAACGTCGACACCGTGAACTACCCGTACTTCGAGGTGCTCGACGGCGTTCCCGAGGACCTCCACGACGCCCTTCCCGATGACCAGCGAATCACCGTCCTCTGTGCGAAGGGCGGGTCCAGTGAACTCGTCGCCGACAACCTCGACGACGAGGGCTACGACGTCGACCACCTCGAACGCGGCATGCAGGGATGGGCGCGCGTCTACGAGACGGAGACGTTCGACACAGCCACGGACGCGACGGTCGTCCAGTACCGCCGCCCCTCCAGTGGCTGTCTCGCGTACCTCGTCGTCGACGACGGCGAAGCCGCCGTCGTCGACCCGCTGCGCGCGTTCACGGACACCTACCTCGAGGACGTCCGAGAACTGGACGCCGAACTCACGTACGCCATCGACACGCACATCCACGCCGACCACGTCTCCGGCGTCCGCGAACTCGCAGAGGAGACGGACGCCACCACGGTCCTGCCGGCGGACGCCGCCGACCGCGGCGTCGAGTACGACGTGTCCTACGAGACTGTCACCGACGGCGATACGCTCGCTGTCGGCGACACAGAAATCGAGGCCGTCGCCACGCCCGGCCACACCACCGGCATGACCGCCTACCGGGTCGGGGACGTCCTGTTCACGGGCGACGGCCTGTTCACCGAGAGCGTCGCTCGTCCCGACCTCGAGGACCCTGACGCCGCCGAGGACGCCGCGCGAACCCTCTACGAGAGCCTACAGGACCGTGTCCTGGCACTGCCCGAGGACACCGTCGTCGCGCCGGCGCACTTCAGCGACGCCGCGACGCCGAACGACGACGGGACGTACACCGCTCCCCTCGGCGACCTGGTCGACCGGATGGACGCCCTCTCGATGGACGAAACAGCGTTCGTCGAGTTCATCGTCTCCGACGTGCCGCCTCGACCGGCCAACCACGAGGACATCATCGCGACCAACCTCGGGCGGCAGTCGCCCGGCGACGAGGAGGCGTTCGAACTCGAACTCGGCCCGAACAACTGCGCCGCAAGCGACGAGGCGCTGACCAACTGACGATGGACCCACTCGTATTGCAACTCGCAGCCAGCGACCCCTTCCCGCGGGGAGTACTGCCGTACCTCGTCGGCGGCCTGTTCGTCGGCCTGGGCGCGGCCGTCATCTACCTCGCGACCGGGATCATCGCGGGCGCGAGCACGTTCCTCGAATCGACGCTGTCGTACGTCTCGGATGTCGACCGGTTCAACCGCTTCAAGTACGTCCAGTCTCGGGGCTGGCGGGTCGTGTTCACGCTCGGCATCGTCAGCGGCGCGGCCGTTTGGGGGTTCGCCCTGGCGCCCGACCCGACCGCCTGGACGACCGACGTGCAGTGGTGGCGGTTGCTCGCGGGCGGCGTGCTCGTGGGCGTCGGCACGCGCGTCGGCAAGGGATGTACGTCCGGCCACGGCGTCTGCGGCGTCGGGTCGCTCTCGAACACCTCGCTCGTGAACGTCGCGACCTTCCTGGTCACCGCGATCGGGACCGCCCAACTCGTGCAGGCCCTCGGGGTGATGCCATGAGTAGCGAATCTCCGACGAACGCAGGCGACGAGCGCGGAGGCGAGAGCGGTGGCGGGCGCAGTCCGCTGTTCCTCCCGGTCATCTACGTCGGCGGACTGGTCTTCGGCCTCGGACTCGCCATCAGCGGGATGGCGCGGCCGGAGGTCGTCCTCGACTTCCTCCAGTTCGAAGACTTCGGTCTCCTGTTCGTGATGGGCGGGGCCGCCGTCGTCACCGGCATCACCTTCACCGTCGCGACGCGGTACCTCGACCGCGCGCCGCTCACGGCGCGCGAGTACACGCGCCGACTGAAGTCCTTCGACCGGAACGTACTCGTGGGCGGCGCCATCTTCGGCGTCGGCTGGGGACTATCGGGCATCTGTCCGGGCGCCGCGTACGCGAGTCTCGGGGTCGGAAACTACCCGATTCTGTGGGCGGTCGCCGGCATGTTCCTCGGCGCCTACGCACAGGGTTTCGTCCGGTCGCTCGGTACCGACGACGAGCCATCCAGCTAACTGACAATGACACAGGACGCGCATTCGACCCGACGGCCGCAGTATTGCCCGATAGTGGAAATGGTGCTCAACACAGCGGAGGGGACGTAGCATGTTCGGAATCGAATCACTCGGTGATACGGCACAGGCGCTCGCGACCGTTGGTCTGGTCTTCGCGGAAGCGCTCGTGCTGTACGTGGGGTATGGCGCACTCAGTAGCACGCTCGGTTCGACCGTGGTCGGAGCGGTCGGGGGTGACTGACGATGGCGATATTCGGTACGAGTCTCGCCATGGTCGCGGTGTTCGTAGGGTTCGGCCTGCTCATCGGGACCCTGTTCGGGTTCTTCGGCATGGGGGGTTCGTTCCTCGTGACGCCCGCACTGCTCGTGATGGGGTACCCGTCGACGGTCGCTGTCGGGAGTGGTCTGGCGTTCGTCTTCGGGACGAGCGTCATCGGGGCGCTCCGGCACCGGGACCACGGCCAGGTCGACTACAAGCTCGCGACCATCATGACCGTCGCGATGACCCTCGGCATCGAGGGCGGGAAGAGCGTCGTGTTCTTTCTGGAAGCGACCGGCATGGCCGACCTCATCATCAACGTCGCGTACGTCGGACTGCTCGCCGGCGTCGGCCTACTCACGTTGCGTGACGCGTGGAGCGACGACGACGGTACCGACACCGACAGCGACCTCGCCGACCGCGTCCAGTCCATCCACATCCCGCCGATGGTGACACTCCGCGGCGGCGTCCGCGTCTCCGGGACGATCATATTCGCCGTCGGCCTCGTCATCGGTATCCTGTCGGGCTTCCTCGGCGTCGGCGGCGGCTTCCTCCTGATGCCCGCGATGATGTATGGGCTCGGAGTGCCCGCCGCCATCGCCGTCGGAACGGACATCCTCCAGATCACCATTTCGGGGGCGTTCGGCGCCTTCACGTACGCCCAGTCCGGGTCCGTCGCGCTGCCCGTCGTCGGATTCCTGTTGCTCGGGAGTGCGCTCGGTGCCCGCGTCGGCGCGGGCGCGACGAATCTCGTCGACGAGGACGAGATCAAGGGTTACTTCGCCGCGATGCTGCTCGCCGGCAGTGTCGCGGTCGCGTCGAACAAGCTCGGAACCGTCTACGGAATCGAACTCCTCAACACCCTGAGCACCGTACTGATTTTCGGTTCGGCGCTGCTCGTCAGCGGCGCCGTCGTGCTCGCGGCCGTCTGCCGCCTGCGTGACGACCAGACAGGGACGTGGTGTCAGCTCACCACGTCGTAGGCAGAATCAGCGCCGGCCGCCGATCGAAACGCCGGAGAGACCACTCGTCTTCTCACTGAATCAGTCCGCGGAGAAACGAGGCGACGCGATACAGGCGTGTGTTCCGTTCGTACTGCTGCCAGCCCGCGTACCCGCCGGTGAGAGTCGCCACAGAGTACCCCTGTTCGTCGAGGTGGTCGGTGGCTTTTCGCGCGACGACGCCGGCCTTGCACACCGTGACGACTGCCGCGTCGTCGGGGACGGCGTCGAGGTGAGCGTCGAGGGCGTCCGTCTCGCCACGTCGCAACTCGTGGTACACAGGCGCGTTGTGGCTGTCCGGGATGTGGGCCTGCCGGTAGGCCTCTCTGGGACGGACGTCGAGGACGAAGACGTCGTCGTCGGTCCGACGGTCGTCGAGCCGCGCCGGGCCGACGCTACGCATCGTTGACGGCGGCGATGAGGAGCGTCTCGGGGCGGGTAGCTGTGAACTCGATGCGGAAGCCGGCGTCGCGGAGGGCGGCGGTCACCTCGCTGGCGGTGAACCGCTCCGCGAGCGGCGGACCGTCCTCGCCGGTGCCGTCTGCCGACCAGTCGGCGACGACGAGGCGGCCGCCGGGTGCGAGCACGCGCTCGAGTTCTGAGAGCGCCTGGTCGCTCGCGAACTCGTGGTAGGTCATCGTGGAGATGGCGCGGTCGAGGTGGTCGGCCGCGAACGGCAAGTCCTCGACGCCAGCGGTCACGAGTTCGGTGTTCTCGGGGACGCCTTTGTCCCGGTAGTACTCGTGCATCGCCTCCTGGACGTCCACGGCGTAGACGCGGGCAGCGTGCGGGGCGATGGTGTCCGTGTAGAAGCCGGTGCCGCTGCCCAGGTCGGCGACAGTGTGGTCGTCGGTGAGGTCGAGCGCCCAGTGGAGTTCCTCCCGCGAGACGTACCGGTAGCGTTCGGCGGCGTCCTCCAGTTTTGCGGCCTTCGACGCGTCGAACGTGTGGTGACCCATGTACCACAGTTGTGGGCGTGTCGTGAAATAGATGGTGTTGTGGATACTACTTCCTGCGGGTCGGTATAGAGCTGCTCGGCTTCTGAATACCACGAATGGAAACACCGTACTGCTGGTTCGTTTGTGTCGGTGACTGCTTGTGCCAACAGATTTATGCCGAAGTGACTGCATAGTATTGGGTGTAATGAGCAATACAACGACCGAGCCGTCCGAGGTCGCACGCCGAGTCGCCGACGATGACGAGGACCCGTTTATCCTCGACGTGCGCAACGAGGACGCTTACGAGGAGTGGCAGATTCCTGGGAGCACGAACATTCCCGTGTACGACGAACTCCTGGAGTACGACTACTCCGGTCTCGAGGCCCACCTCGACGAACTCCCCGAGGACCGAAAGATCGCGGTGGTCTGCGTCGGTGGCGTCACGTCCGCGCGCGCCGCAGAGTTCCTCCGCGAGCAGGGCTACGACGCGGAATCCATCGACAACGGGATGAACGGCTGGGGGCGCGTCCACCGCCAGTACGACGTGCCTGACGCCGACGGCGTCGTTCAGGTCGTGCGCCCGGGCACGGGCTGTGTCTCCTATCTCGCCCACGACGACGGCGAAGCGGTCGTCGTCGACCCCACGCAGTACGTCGACGTTTACCTGAACGCCGCCGACGAGCGCG encodes:
- a CDS encoding DUF2270 domain-containing protein, with amino-acid sequence MTDPPTEDADPTDPDLRDVGKGLLDEDMGPSSSMAHLYRGEIHRMKYWRERLDTTTNWAVIVMAAILTWAFSSPDNPHYIILVGAATLTVFLVIEARRYRGYDIWRSRVRTLQENVWSVGLDPRMDTANPDWRERLAEDYRDPTIKITTEEAIAHRLRRVYMPLFAVLLLAWLVRITAFSPDPPLETAAIGLIPGAVVVGVVVVYFAAGLVVAYRPRTWHARGELREEQLRQNR
- a CDS encoding sulfite exporter TauE/SafE family protein; the protein is MAIFGTSLAMVAVFVGFGLLIGTLFGFFGMGGSFLVTPALLVMGYPSTVAVGSGLAFVFGTSVIGALRHRDHGQVDYKLATIMTVAMTLGIEGGKSVVFFLEATGMADLIINVAYVGLLAGVGLLTLRDAWSDDDGTDTDSDLADRVQSIHIPPMVTLRGGVRVSGTIIFAVGLVIGILSGFLGVGGGFLLMPAMMYGLGVPAAIAVGTDILQITISGAFGAFTYAQSGSVALPVVGFLLLGSALGARVGAGATNLVDEDEIKGYFAAMLLAGSVAVASNKLGTVYGIELLNTLSTVLIFGSALLVSGAVVLAAVCRLRDDQTGTWCQLTTS
- a CDS encoding YeeE/YedE family protein, which translates into the protein MSSESPTNAGDERGGESGGGRSPLFLPVIYVGGLVFGLGLAISGMARPEVVLDFLQFEDFGLLFVMGGAAVVTGITFTVATRYLDRAPLTAREYTRRLKSFDRNVLVGGAIFGVGWGLSGICPGAAYASLGVGNYPILWAVAGMFLGAYAQGFVRSLGTDDEPSS
- a CDS encoding MBL fold metallo-hydrolase, which encodes MTTGEPPDADDAVATTTPTELKTRIDSGDNVFILDARSEDDFEEWHIDGENVDTVNYPYFEVLDGVPEDLHDALPDDQRITVLCAKGGSSELVADNLDDEGYDVDHLERGMQGWARVYETETFDTATDATVVQYRRPSSGCLAYLVVDDGEAAVVDPLRAFTDTYLEDVRELDAELTYAIDTHIHADHVSGVRELAEETDATTVLPADAADRGVEYDVSYETVTDGDTLAVGDTEIEAVATPGHTTGMTAYRVGDVLFTGDGLFTESVARPDLEDPDAAEDAARTLYESLQDRVLALPEDTVVAPAHFSDAATPNDDGTYTAPLGDLVDRMDALSMDETAFVEFIVSDVPPRPANHEDIIATNLGRQSPGDEEAFELELGPNNCAASDEALTN
- a CDS encoding sulfurtransferase TusA family protein; its protein translation is MTEYEANETLDVKGENCPMPVVKTKQNIDQLAEGEILEVLATDPGSMSDLGGWADTTDGVELVDQQEGQDVYTHYVRKTE
- a CDS encoding DsrE/DsrF/DrsH-like family protein, with translation MSTDTPTSADEDAPSRAELAARIDELETELAAATDDDQQKMSIIATKGTLDMAYPPLILASTAAAFGYDVTVFHTFWGLDILHEERSKELKLSSVGNPNMPVPNAVAALPGMDRVTTKMMEKRIDDNDTATIEELIDTSLEMGVEFQACQMTIDLMDYDEDDFYDGVTTGVGAATAIQDMADADIQLLV
- a CDS encoding DUF302 domain-containing protein, encoding MSYTLDKRVDGAFHDVVEQTIDALADEDFGILSDIDVQQTFAEKLDEEYRQYRILGACNPPLAKQALDEELQVGALLPCNVVVYETDDGEVGVSAVDAEVMLSVVENDDLDDIAAEVHERFERVLETLPAA
- a CDS encoding rhodanese-like domain-containing protein, whose protein sequence is MRSVGPARLDDRRTDDDVFVLDVRPREAYRQAHIPDSHNAPVYHELRRGETDALDAHLDAVPDDAAVVTVCKAGVVARKATDHLDEQGYSVATLTGGYAGWQQYERNTRLYRVASFLRGLIQ
- a CDS encoding DUF7512 family protein — its product is MFGIESLGDTAQALATVGLVFAEALVLYVGYGALSSTLGSTVVGAVGGD
- a CDS encoding class I SAM-dependent methyltransferase → MGHHTFDASKAAKLEDAAERYRYVSREELHWALDLTDDHTVADLGSGTGFYTDTIAPHAARVYAVDVQEAMHEYYRDKGVPENTELVTAGVEDLPFAADHLDRAISTMTYHEFASDQALSELERVLAPGGRLVVADWSADGTGEDGPPLAERFTASEVTAALRDAGFRIEFTATRPETLLIAAVNDA
- a CDS encoding YeeE/YedE family protein, whose protein sequence is MDPLVLQLAASDPFPRGVLPYLVGGLFVGLGAAVIYLATGIIAGASTFLESTLSYVSDVDRFNRFKYVQSRGWRVVFTLGIVSGAAVWGFALAPDPTAWTTDVQWWRLLAGGVLVGVGTRVGKGCTSGHGVCGVGSLSNTSLVNVATFLVTAIGTAQLVQALGVMP